The DNA window TATTGATGAAAGATTAACAAAGAAAGGTACATTTATATGGTATTGTTAGTTTTATGCAAAAAAACCTACTGtcattgtttttctgaaaaatttgttCCAGCTTGAGACGTAATTAACATATAACCTTCAATTATTCTTATggtaaaatatattaagtaattTACTCTTCTAGAAATTGAAAATTCatgtttgaaaagtaaaaatgtttgaaTTGGGATTGTATTTTTGTATGAACAATTGGAGGATGCTTATAAATACAAAAAGTTTGACGtttttatactaaaaattattcttttaacaCAAATCCTTAACTTACTGAAATTAAATGCTTAATACCTTTATATGCCATGTGTTtgaataatatttgaaatatgtttcaaatataaatgattaaaaagacTGAACTGCTTTATTTTAGGTTCAAAAAAGATCAGTAAGTCTGAGGAGAACTTATTAACCCCAGAGCGTCTAGATGGAACAAGTTACCGGATGTCTTGGACAGGACCTACTAATTCCGGTTTTCAAGAAATGGTGACAAATGAAGTTTCTCCAATCAAGGGAAATCTTGAGGTGGAAAGCTCTTCTTCGGAGCCTGATACTTCAGTTGAAAAGTTACCTGTTAGTTCATATGAACACACCCTTTCTAATGTACAGGATAAGCATAACAACAGTGTAACTGGAAGCTCTCTTAGTGGGGATGAAAATCACTTGACCACAGAGACTCTGGTGAAAATTCAGAAAGCATTTTCCGAATCTGGAAGTAATCTTCATGTATTGATAAATCACAGCCAGTCATCAGTAACTAATGTGGGGAAAGTAAAACTAAATGAAACCTCTTCTACAGAATACAGTCCAGAGAAAAATCTGTTTGAGACTAATGATTTGACTGTGATAGAATCAAATGAACATCAAACTGGTAAAGAAGAACATAGTTTTTCAGAACGAGACATCTCACTCCATCAAACTCAAAATTTGGATAGAGAAGCAACTGTAAAATGTTATTCAACTCATGTGAAGATTGAACATGAAGAAAGCATTTGTTCAAATATACCTAAAGACTATTCAGTTAAGCAAGAGTTGCCTAGTGATGAACACGTAAAGGAACAGCAGTCTCTGGGGGATAAAGTAAATCCTGAATTAAGGGAGAGTGAGAATATGATCGAAGAGAACTTGGCGAAGCATGCAGCTAGCACTTCTTCCTCAGAGCCCATCACGTGTAACATAACAAACTTGTCCAAACGCAGGCCTGTGAGAATTGTTAAGCAGCAGTCGCTGGTGGAAACCTGCAGCGCTACGGTTTCTGAAAGCTTACAGATGACAGAGCGTGGTAATGTGTCAGACCACATACAGTGGTTTAACAAGCTTTCTTTAAATGAACCAAATAGAACAAAGGCAAAGTCACCTCTTAAGTTTCAGCGTACACCTGTTCGTCAGTCTGTCAGAAGGATTAACTCCTTGTTGGAGTATAGCAGACAACCTGTACGGCACAAATTGGCGAGTCTTGGTGATGCCGCTTCTCCTCTGGTGAAGTCAGTGAGCTGTGACAGTGCTCTTTCCTCTGGTATGGAAAGTACATCAAAAGATTCCTTGATTTCATATACCAAATCAGGTCCTAAAGAACAGAAGTTTATGGGGTGTGGACAGTCCAATGTTGATACAGTTTTGAAATCAAGCATGGAGTTAACTTCTCAATCTTTCTCAAAGACCAAGAGGCCCCCAGACTCCACGAATGCTTCTCTTGGGTCTACCAGAGTTTGTAAACAGGAAGTGGTGTCCAGAGGCCAAATTAAGGTTCCCCTGGATGACCTGACAAATCATGACATATTAAAATCTGTTGTAAATAATAATGTGGGCTTTTCTCCTGGGATAAATAGCAGAGTCCTTAGGAAAccatcagaaaaagaaagggtcTGGTATAAAGGTTCTCCAAAAAATCCCATCGGAAAAGCTCAGTTACTACCAACGAGTAAACCTGTAGACTTGTAATTGGTAGATGTTAATACttgttaatgtaaataaaattaactgtTGGTGATAGGACTTGCAGGATAATCTGCATGTTGGTTTGTTAGCTCAGGAAGGTTAAGTGATAGATTTTAATTTCAGTGCACAAGCAACTTGAATTCTTATGCTTGTATAAATGacttgtttttcttaattatggcagtatttaaattttgtaattgtATTGTGATCTCTTCAAGCAGAGGTTACATTTTACCTTTTGAAAGAAGTTGTTGGCTGGGTTTATGAGAAATTAATTCTTGAAAAttgtatgaattttatttttaagtgtgataGGAAGAGTGAACGAGTTGTGACTATTTCCTGTTATTCCTCCTGAGTCAGAGAAGGTTTCTACAAGAAATTTCTAACCTGTAAAGGGAAGAGATAAGCCCTACAGATCTTATTTCTTGAATTACGTTGATATTTATGGTTTATGCCAGAATCCCTAGAAATTAACTTGCTTCAATAGCAACTTAATCTTTTATTCCAATTTGGGGCAGAATAATTGGGTTTATATGGTCTGTAGATGTGTACAGCCGGTTCCCTTGGACGAAGAATAACGGCTAAAGCAGAATAAGGACTCAAGTGTGCTCTTAGGGAATGATGCTGCAGAAATATTCGATGACTTTTGAGCCATACTATGTTTTATAGTTAATTTGCACAAATATATTTGTAGCTGTTTTGTCCAATAtaggatttaaaattatttaaggagGAATAATTAAGCTTGGAAATTTTTAATCAAGGTGATTTCTTACATTCACATActtgattttataatttaaaataggtGATGTGCCTCTGTACATTTAACTTGGATTCTTAACTTTTGATTCTTATAAAAGCCTATGATGGTTTTGTCTGGTgtgtaaatgttatttatttagcatAGACATTAAAGGTAACCTTCTGGAAAATGACTTGTCTGAATCTCTAATGAAATTCAAAATACCTTTTAGAATTTGAACCAAATTGTTGAGCAAATCTatctaaatttgtattttaagttaTTAGAAGTTAATAATCTTTAAGGAAAGAATAATAGCAACAATGGTGGATATTCTCTAGGTTTTAGAGGAAGGAATATTGCAGGCCGAACAAACCACTGAAGATAGTTTTACAGGTCAGTTTTTAGAATGTCACATTCAGACGGTGGAGCAGAATAGAACAGCATTGCAAATCTACTCAGAGCAGCCAGAGTCATCAGATGTCTGCTTGACCACGTTCTACTTGATAGCAGTACACCTGTTTTATTTCAAAGCGATTTCCTGTCTATTACCTAGGAATCAACACTTTCTCACTACCAGTAAGAATTTGACTTCTATAAAGACTGAAAGCCTGTAGATATGAATACCATGTTTATCTGACATCAAAACAGGTTTGTGATATAAACCGGATATTCATTTCGGCTGTTTGATATTTCTGATAGTAAGTCGAGATAGGAAACATTCATAAACTTCGAAATAGATATTGTCTGATTcagagcaattttttaaatttcaccttCCCTCTGGATAAACTTTTAAAGATGtattaatatcattttatatcCATGGGTATGGGTGAAGTGTTGAATCAGAAGACTAATTCAGTAAGAAGCCATGGGAGATTAATGGTACAATTACCTGAATTAGTGGCTTTTCTGAGAGATTAATaatgaaagatatttattttttaaaaaactatccaATATTACTCCCATTTTTGTCAGGTGAAAGCCAGCAGTATAGGAAGACTATGAAAGTAAGAAACTTGTACAGTCAGTAaagttaaattttagaattaatctCTCCACTTTATCTAAAGTGGAGATGTTACTCATCTCATGAAGATATTTGGTCAAATGGTATGTGAACGTAGTTAGTAAAGTTAGGTTAGGCCCTATGGACataggcgcctgggtgactcaataggttaactgtccaactcttgatatcagctcaggtcacgatttcacggtttgtggaactgagccccaagtcggactctggagctgtcatcacagagcttgcttgggattgtctgtctttctctctgcccctcccctggctcacatgctcactcaaaatttttttaaaaagtatggacATAGGCAGTAACTTAAAGGATTATTTTCACTTT is part of the Neofelis nebulosa isolate mNeoNeb1 chromosome 7, mNeoNeb1.pri, whole genome shotgun sequence genome and encodes:
- the ARHGAP11A gene encoding rho GTPase-activating protein 11A isoform X1, which translates into the protein MWDRRLVRLALLQQLRAVYGIKVKSGRGQCDRRRHETAATDTAGKIFGVPFNVLPHSVVPEYGHIPSFLVDACTSLEEHIHTEGLFRKSGSVVRLRALKNKLDHGESCLASAPPCDVAGLLKQFFRELPEPILPVDLHEALFKAQQLGTEEKNKATLLLSCLMTDHTTDVLRYFFNFLKSVSLRSSENKMDSSNLAVIFAPNLLQTSEGHEKMSANTEKKLRIQAAVVQTLIDHASDIGHVPDFIQEKIPAMLGIDGLCATPSLEGFEEGECETPGDYKRKPRQSVGDFVSGALNKLKSNRTPSITPQQERTAQLPISPMNLTPNAKRKLPIESSHGFSSKKRKSIKHNFNFELLPTNLFNNSTPASVHIDTSPEGSAQSSFSPVAISGNDSISTSVLRRSKRIASKKICRVESGKAGCFSPKISRKEKVRRSLRLKFSLGKSSKDLNGCPGVDRYENVGRRLANQQSLKNRIESVKTGLLFSPDIDERLTKKGSKKISKSEENLLTPERLDGTSYRMSWTGPTNSGFQEMVTNEVSPIKGNLEVESSSSEPDTSVEKLPVSSYEHTLSNVQDKHNNSVTGSSLSGDENHLTTETLVKIQKAFSESGSNLHVLINHSQSSVTNVGKVKLNETSSTEYSPEKNLFETNDLTVIESNEHQTGKEEHSFSERDISLHQTQNLDREATVKCYSTHVKIEHEESICSNIPKDYSVKQELPSDEHVKEQQSLGDKVNPELRESENMIEENLAKHAASTSSSEPITCNITNLSKRRPVRIVKQQSLVETCSATVSESLQMTERGNVSDHIQWFNKLSLNEPNRTKAKSPLKFQRTPVRQSVRRINSLLEYSRQPVRHKLASLGDAASPLVKSVSCDSALSSGMESTSKDSLISYTKSGPKEQKFMGCGQSNVDTVLKSSMELTSQSFSKTKRPPDSTNASLGSTRVCKQEVVSRGQIKVPLDDLTNHDILKSVVNNNVGFSPGINSRVLRKPSEKERVWYKGSPKNPIGKAQLLPTSKPVDL
- the ARHGAP11A gene encoding rho GTPase-activating protein 11A isoform X2; this encodes MWDRRLVRLALLQQLRAVYGIKVKSGRGQCDRRRHETAATDTAGKIFGVPFNVLPHSVVPEYGHIPSFLVDACTSLEEHIHTEGLFRKSGSVVRLRALKNKLDHGESCLASAPPCDVAGLLKQFFRELPEPILPVDLHEALFKAQQLGTEEKNKATLLLSCLMTDHTTDVLRYFFNFLKSVSLRSSENKMDSSNLAVIFAPNLLQTSEGHEKMSANTEKKLRIQAAVVQTLIDHASDIGHVPDFIQEKIPAMLGIDGLCATPSLEGFEEGECETPGDYKRKPRQSVGDFVSGALNKLKSNRTPSITPQQERTAQLPISPMNLTPNAKRKLPIESSHGFSSKKRKSIKHNFNFELLPTNLFNNSTPASAISGNDSISTSVLRRSKRIASKKICRVESGKAGCFSPKISRKEKVRRSLRLKFSLGKSSKDLNGCPGVDRYENVGRRLANQQSLKNRIESVKTGLLFSPDIDERLTKKGSKKISKSEENLLTPERLDGTSYRMSWTGPTNSGFQEMVTNEVSPIKGNLEVESSSSEPDTSVEKLPVSSYEHTLSNVQDKHNNSVTGSSLSGDENHLTTETLVKIQKAFSESGSNLHVLINHSQSSVTNVGKVKLNETSSTEYSPEKNLFETNDLTVIESNEHQTGKEEHSFSERDISLHQTQNLDREATVKCYSTHVKIEHEESICSNIPKDYSVKQELPSDEHVKEQQSLGDKVNPELRESENMIEENLAKHAASTSSSEPITCNITNLSKRRPVRIVKQQSLVETCSATVSESLQMTERGNVSDHIQWFNKLSLNEPNRTKAKSPLKFQRTPVRQSVRRINSLLEYSRQPVRHKLASLGDAASPLVKSVSCDSALSSGMESTSKDSLISYTKSGPKEQKFMGCGQSNVDTVLKSSMELTSQSFSKTKRPPDSTNASLGSTRVCKQEVVSRGQIKVPLDDLTNHDILKSVVNNNVGFSPGINSRVLRKPSEKERVWYKGSPKNPIGKAQLLPTSKPVDL